CATCCGGAGGCAACCGCGAAAGACACGAAAGGCACGAACGACTTGTGGGGATCGGGCTTTTTCCAAGAGTGCCAACCGACTCTCGGCACATGGGCTGGCTAGAGATTGGCCACAGCAGCCTTGCTAAACGATCCGAATGTTCGTGTTTTTCGCGCCTTTCGTGGTTCCAAGTCTCAGGTAACCGTATCTTCCAAGGACAGCGTCGGCGGCGTCACGGCTTCCAGCAGGCGGCCGCCGCTTTCGTACCAGCCGTGGCAGGTAAAGCGGCACCAGTTGATGTCGATCAGGAATGCCAGCGACTCCACGCCCGGCGCCTCGCAGACAATGATCGCTCGTCGGCAGAGGATGGGCTGCTGATGGAAAAAGCCCAGCCCTCGTTCGGAGAGATCCTTCCCGACGATCACGAACGATGTCTCCAGCCGGTCGTGGTCGGCCGGCCAGAGGGTCATTAACGTGGGGAACGGAAACCGTCGGTCGCGACGTCGTTCCAACATCGCCGGGTCGCCGGACTGCCGCTGCAAGAGGCGGCAAACCTGCCCGGAAACGGAATCTTCGGCCGCCATCCGCTGGACGCCGGCCGGATATGCGCGTTCGGAGACCGCAATGCTCATAGCGTGGGCGAAGTCCTGCAGAGACTTAAGAAGTGGAAGCGCTGATCGACCGAGCGGTCCACGCGTCGAAGGGAAGAGCTTCCGAGCGCGCAAGGCCTCGAAGGAACCTTAGGTTGCGTTTCAGGCCCTGTCAAATAGCTCGCCGGCGCTCTGCCGGTGGTCGTCGGCAAGGTCGAGGCGAATTCCTCGTCGCGTCCATTCCAAAACCATAACAGGCCAACACTTACGTACGCGAATGCTGTTTACATAACGCTCCTGCAGTGATACGATGCGGCCGAAATAGTGGAACTGGTGAGCGTTGAGCGATGCCTGGCCGGTGGCGTTCCTCCGGTCCTGGCAACGACCTCGCGTTCGTCGCTCCCGGCGCTCGCGCATTTTCCCCCGGGGTGTTTGCCGCATGCGGAACCTGCCCGTCCATTGGTTCGAAGGATTGTTTCTCCGCCCTCAGCATTTTCAGGCGGCCGATCGCCATTGGACCGAGTTAGTACAAACCTCCGAGCAGTGGGATCACCCGTACAACTACGGCATCTACGCGCTGGAGTGGAGCAAAGAGGCGCTCGCGAATCAGCAGTTCGAGTTGCATACTCTCAAGGCGCGGATGCGCGACGGCACCATCGTCTCGCTCGATTCCGGCAATGAACCGGACCGCATCGACTTGCGCGGAGCGCTGGGCGAGTTGGCCCAGACGCTCGTGAAGCTGGAGGACGCGTTCAACACCGCGCCGGCGATCCGCGTTTATCTGGCGGTGCCGAAGCTGCAACTCGGACGTCAGAACGTCTCGCCCCCGAACGGTTCCGCGGAGCATGCGCGTAGCATCGAGTTCGATCAAACGGTGCAAGACGAGAGCTTTGGCGGCAGCGACCAGCCGATTCGCGTCAAAACGCTCAATGCCCGGCTGTTGCTCTCGAATCAAGATCTGAGCGGCTATGAATTGCTGCCCATCGCGCAGATTCGCCGCGCCAGCGAAGAAAAGGCCGTGCCGCGGCTCGATCCCGATTACATCCCGCCGCTGATTTCCATTCAGGCCTGGCCAGGGCTGAGCCGGGATATCGTCCGCGCGATCTACGATGTAATCAGCCAGAAGCTCGAAATCCTCGCGCAACAGGTGATGAACCGCGGCATCGGGCTCGACAGCCGCGACCCCGGCGATACCGAGCGAGTGTTGATGCTTTCCGAGTTGAACGAAGCGCACAGCGTGCTCTCCGTGCTGGCCTTTGCCGAGGGCGTCCATCCGCTCACGGCTTACACCGAGTTGTGCCGTGTCGTCGGACAGTTGTCGATTTTCGGCCGCGAGCGCCGCACCACGGACATCCCCACGTACGATCACGAAGACCTGGCCCGTATCTTCCAGTGGATCAAGCTGAAGATTGACGCTTTGATCAACTCGGTCCGCGACTACGAATACGAGCAGCGGTACTTCGTCGGCGTCGGCATGGGCATGCAAGTCACGCTGGAACCCAAGTGGTTCAACTCCGACTGGAGCTGGTACATCGGCG
The sequence above is drawn from the Planctomycetia bacterium genome and encodes:
- the tssK gene encoding type VI secretion system baseplate subunit TssK, which codes for MRNLPVHWFEGLFLRPQHFQAADRHWTELVQTSEQWDHPYNYGIYALEWSKEALANQQFELHTLKARMRDGTIVSLDSGNEPDRIDLRGALGELAQTLVKLEDAFNTAPAIRVYLAVPKLQLGRQNVSPPNGSAEHARSIEFDQTVQDESFGGSDQPIRVKTLNARLLLSNQDLSGYELLPIAQIRRASEEKAVPRLDPDYIPPLISIQAWPGLSRDIVRAIYDVISQKLEILAQQVMNRGIGLDSRDPGDTERVLMLSELNEAHSVLSVLAFAEGVHPLTAYTELCRVVGQLSIFGRERRTTDIPTYDHEDLARIFQWIKLKIDALINSVRDYEYEQRYFVGVGMGMQVTLEPKWFNSDWSWYIGVNKGELTEQECREVLSQGQLDWKIGSSRQVEILFKHRAQGLQLQPVDRLIRALPARQEWIYYEVDRKDSPAWRDVQETQTLAMRLKDSLIENADRLQGERRLVVNLRGKKVPLQFALFAVPMRA